A stretch of Leptospira andrefontaineae DNA encodes these proteins:
- a CDS encoding STAS domain-containing protein, giving the protein MDINRKNKIKIKGELRARRLAAMRSKLLPYTDLDLCLDLSEISEFDTSSLQFLLSIQKELESKGNKLVVVSPSESVERIVRFYNKDFLLGPYIASANEGINHGS; this is encoded by the coding sequence ATGGATATTAACCGTAAGAATAAAATTAAGATCAAGGGAGAGCTGAGGGCGCGTAGGTTAGCTGCGATGCGCTCTAAGTTACTTCCATACACGGATTTAGATCTATGTTTGGATCTTTCTGAAATAAGCGAGTTCGATACATCCTCTTTACAATTTTTACTCTCCATCCAAAAGGAATTGGAATCAAAGGGAAACAAACTAGTCGTAGTTTCACCATCCGAATCTGTGGAAAGAATAGTAAGATTTTATAATAAAGATTTTTTGTTAGGCCCGTATATTGCATCCGCTAACGAAGGAATAAATCATGGATCCTAG